The following coding sequences lie in one Homalodisca vitripennis isolate AUS2020 unplaced genomic scaffold, UT_GWSS_2.1 ScUCBcl_791;HRSCAF=3515, whole genome shotgun sequence genomic window:
- the LOC124370980 gene encoding uncharacterized protein LOC124370980 has product MKQNQKLTEANLKLGETVIELKSKVRELEQYSRRTNLEISGIPETRNEDTMRILRDIGTAIGVELHDTQVMAAHRVPSYKQGRAPPMVVQFQTKMQRDVWITNYKKNKDLSARRVNNAFPDTRVYINEYLSPDNKIFLAQLKERSKQCNVKYVWFKDGKFYLRRDDGEKCFKITSLDEVEKYR; this is encoded by the coding sequence ATGAAACAAAACCAGAAGTTAACTGAAGCAAACTTGAAGTTGGGCGAGACAGTCATTGAGCTCAAAAGTAAAGTCAGAGAGCTGGAGCAATACTCTAGAAGAACTAATCTGGAGATCAGCGGCATCCCTGAAACGCGGAACGAGGACACTATGAGGATCCTGCGTGACATCGGCACTGCCATAGGAGTCGAGCTTCATGACACCCAGGTGATGGCTGCACATCGAGTTCCCAGCTACAAGCAAGGTCGAGCTCCACCCATGGTCGTCCAGTTCCAGACCAAGATGCAGAGAGATGTCTGGATCACCAACTACAAGAAGAACAAGGACCTATCAGCCCGCAGAGTGAACAACGCCTTTCCGGACACCAGGGTGTACATCAATGAATATCTGTCACCGGACAACAAGATCTTCTTGGCTCAACTCAAGGAAAGAAGCAAGCAGTGCAATGTCAAGTATGTTTGGTTTAAGGATGGCAAGTTCTATCTCAGGAGGGATGATGGGGAGAAATGCTTCAAAATCACTAGCCTTGATGAAGTGGAAAAATACCGCTAA